The Solanum pennellii chromosome 11, SPENNV200 genome contains a region encoding:
- the LOC107003987 gene encoding agamous-like MADS-box protein AGL29: MAFGLYGAGLSSLTHGRSKIKVELIKDDKKRMKTLVTRKAGLLKKISELSILCDIKACMIIYDEGNNTNCEMWPNDPNELINLYKNQTFEGRSKRGKTLSNYFENDEKKGDAIKVEKYPTWDTRFDYLSQKEIQNLVGVISKRMETAKGRIELLKSMNGSCSLSHRQHIWDYNDLMNQNTTLSNNNLFQSNISVNSMGARMDYQFYNANYSMNMNDSENWYGIGSSSTMMQHNLANNGISSSSTMQYPFMYNDIGSCSTTQPAYGSVSCHRH, encoded by the exons ATGGCTTTTGGACTTTATGGAGCtggcttgtcatctttgacacat ggaagatcAAAAATCAAGGTGGAACTAATTAAAGATGACAAGAAGAGGATGAAAACTTTAGTGACACGAAAGGCTGGCTTGCTCAAGAAAATTTCGGAACTCTCTATACTTTGCGATATCAAAGCATGCATGATCATATATGATGAAGGAAATAATACTAATTGTGAAATGTGGCCGAATGATCCAAATGAGCTCATAAATCTCTACAAAAATCAAACATTTGAAGGACGAAGCAAAAGGGGTAAAACGTTGTCCAACTATTTCGAAAATGATg agaaaaagggtGATGCGATCAAAGTAGAAAAGTATCCGACTTGGGATACAAGATTTGACTATTTATCtcaaaaagaaatacaaaatcttGTTGGTGTTATCTCAAAAAGGATGGAGACTGCAAAAGGAAGAATAGAATTGTTGAAGAGCATGAATGGAAGTTGCTCACTTTCTCATCGACAACATATATGGGACTATAACGACTTGATGAACCAAAATACTACTCTGTCTAACAACAACTTGTTTCAATCAAATATTAGTGTGAATTCAATGGGAGCAAGAATGGATTATCAATTTTACAATGCTAATTATTCTATGAATATGAATGACTCTGAAAATTGGTATGGAATTGGTTCAAGTTCGACAATGATGCAGCATAATTTGGCAAATAATGGAATCAGTTCAAGTTCAACAATG CAGTACCCTTTCATGTACAATGATATTGGTTCATGTTCGACAACGCAGCCAGCCTATGGATCAGTATCCTGTCATAGACACTGA